A stretch of the Aegilops tauschii subsp. strangulata cultivar AL8/78 chromosome 4, Aet v6.0, whole genome shotgun sequence genome encodes the following:
- the LOC109769722 gene encoding LRR receptor-like serine/threonine-protein kinase GHR1: protein MRLVILCFWIWAASAAAAAVAGSDMEALLEFGRGIRQDPSRRQAAPWNPTSSSDSDGCPVDWHGVQCNGGQILSIAFDGIGLVGNASLSALARMTMLQNLSLSGNKLEGVLPRALGSLASLQHLDLSNNRFAGSIPAELTKLSNLGHLNLSSNGFGGALPVGFRSLRKLKYLDLRGNGFVGKLDDIFAQLQSPVHVDFSCNQFSGSLASISDNSSVASTLQYLNVSHNVLSGPVFASDPTPLFDSLEVFDASYNALTGNVPSFNFMISLKVLLLQNNKFSGSIPEALFRETSMVLTQLDLSWNQLTGPIRRVTSVNLKYLNLSCNSLQGTLPITFGSCSVVDLSRNMLSGNISVVHTWGDYVEMIDLSSNRLTGTWPDQTTQFLRLTSLRISNNLLAGELPTVLGSYPELIAIDLSLNQLHGALPKNLFTAAKLTYLNLSGNNFAGTLPLPSSETNNSTTIDLSVLPVQTSNLSFLDLSNNSFGGPLPSGIGRLSGLVLLDLCLNNFTGQIPTSITKLKHLLHIDLSSNHFDGSIPDGLPDDLVEFNVSYNNFSGPVPSSLLKFPDSSFHPGNELLVLPRSASPNSPEGSGGRKHGMKRGILYALIACVIVFVTGIIVLLLVHWKISNWKSSEKGKGQNKNSATQGQDAPQRRAEIPSSEMHDVSLGSSPSAEYGGVSVPRGGMEGQHEAQCVDQPTGSISSLKDSSASSMPSLISSPSDVRSHHHQSILRVHSPDKLVGDLHLFDNSVLFTAEELSRAPAEIIGRSCHGTSYKATLDNGYVLTVKWLKEGFAKSKKEFSREIKKLGSVKHPSLVSFRGYYWGPKEHERIIISDYVDATSLSTYLSEIEERDLAPLSVGQRLDIAVSIAHCLDYLHNERVIPHGNLKSSNVLLQDSSPSALVTDYSLHRLMTPVGMAEQVLNAGALGYSPPEFASTSKPCPSLKSDVYAFGVILLELLTGRIAGEIICVSDGAVDLTDWVRMLAREERASQCFDGRIVETESSGGASNKLEDMLHIAIRCIRSASERPEIRTVFEDLSSLSSS, encoded by the exons ATGCGGCTCGTCATCCTGTGTTTCTGGATTTGGGctgcgtccgccgccgccgccgcagtggCTGGCTCGGACATGGAGGCGCTGCTGGAGTTCGGCAGAGGCATCCGGCAAGACCCGTCCCGCCGCCAGGCCGCTCCCTGGAACCCGACCAGCTCGTCGGATTCCGACGGCTGCCCCGTCGATTGGCATGGCGTGCAGTGCAACGGCGGCCAGATTCTTTCCATAGCGTTCGATGGCATTGGGCTTGTGGGCAACGCCAGCTTGTCGGCGCTCGCAAGGATGACGATGCTTCAGAACCTGTCCCTGTCAGGCAACAAATTGGAAGGGGTCTTGCCCCGTGCGCTGGGGTCTCTTGCTTCCTTGCAGCACCTGGATCTGTCCAACAACAGGTTCGCCGGCTCCATTCCGGCCGAATTGACCAAACTGAGTAACCTGGGACATCTCAATCTCTCCTCCAATGGCTTCGGTGGTGCATTGCCGGTGGGCTTCAGAAGCCTGAGGAAACTGAAGTACTTAGATCTCCGCGGCAACGGCTTCGTCGGCAAATTGGATGATATATTTGCACAGCTGCAGAGCCCGGTCCATGTTGATTTCAGCTGCAACCAGTTCTCGGGGTCCCTGGCATCAATCTCTGATAACTCATCTGTGGCTAGCACTCTGCAGTACCTGAATGTTAGCCATAATGTGCTGTCAGGGCCAGTCTTTGCGAGCGATCCGACGCCTTTGTTCGACAGCCTCGAGGTGTTCGATGCAAGTTACAATGCGCTTACCGGCAACGTCCCGTCGTTTAACTTCATGATCTCCCTCAAGGTGTTGCTTCTGCAGAACAATAAGTTCTCGGGGTCCATTCCAGAAGCGCTATTTCGGGAGACCTCCATGGTGTTGACTCAACTTGACCTTAGCTGGAACCAGCTCACAG GTCCAATTAGGCGTGTTACATCAGTGAATCTGAAGTACCTGAATCTGTCATGTAACAGCCTTCAGGGAACTTTACCAATCACATTTGGGAGCTGTTCAGTGGTTGATTTGAGTAGAAACATGCTTTCAGGGAACATATCAGTTGTCCATACATGGGGAGATTATGTTGAGATGATTGATTTGAGCTCAAATAGGTTAACAGGAACCTGGCCCGATCAGACTACCCAATTTTTGAGGCTGACTTCATTGAGGATTTCTAATAACTTGCTAGCAGGAGAATTGCCGACTGTTCTCGGAAGCTATCCCGAGTTGATTGCCATAGATCTTAGTCTCAATCAGCTGCATGGAGCTTTACCGAAAAATCTCTTTACAGCAGCTAAGCTGACCTATCTTAATCTTTCAGGAAACAATTTCGCAGGAACCCTGCCTCTTCCCAGTTCTGAAACCAACAATTCAACTACTATAGACTTGTCAGTTCTTCCTGTACAGACTTCAAACCTTTCATTTCTTGATCTTTCAAACAATTCTTTTGGCGGTCCACTGCCTTCGGGCATCGGTCGTTTGAGTGGATTGGTGTTGTTGGATCTCTGCCTGAACAACTTTACTGGGCAAATCCCAACATCAATCACCAAGCTAAAGCATTTGCTGCACATTGACTTGTCAAGCAACCATTTTGATGGTAGCATACCTGATGGCCTCCCAGACGATCTTGTAGAGTTCAATGTATCATACAACAATTTTTCTGGCCCCGTTCCAAGCAGTTTGCTGAAATTTCCTGATTCATCTTTCCATCCAGGGAATGAACTACTTGTTCTTCCCCGCTCTGCGTCACCAAATAGTCCTGAAGGATCAGGTGGGAGGAAACATGGTATGAAGCGTGGAATTCTGTATGCATTGATTGCATGTGTTATTGTCTTTGTTACCGGGATCATTGTCCTTTTACTTGTCCACTGGAAGATCTCTAACTGGAAGAGTAGCGAAAAAGGCAAGGGCCAAAATAAGAATTCTGCAACTCAAGGACAGGATGCTCCTCAGAGACGTGCAGAAATTCCAAGTTCTGAAATGCACGATGTGTCGCTAGGATCATCACCGTCTGCAGAGTATGGAGGCGTTTCCGTGCCTCGCGGCGGCATGGAAGGACAGCATGAAGCACAATGTGTGGATCAGCCAACTGGTAGCATTTCCAGCCTTAAAGATAGCTCAGCGTCTTCGATGCCTTCATTGATATCATCACCTTCTGATGTGCGCTCGCACCACCATCAGTCCATCTTGAGAGTGCACTCTCCTGACAAACTGGTCGGGGACTTGCATCTTTTCGACAATTCTGTGTTGTTTACGGCTGAAGAGCTCTCTCGTGCTCCGGCAGAGATCATCGGCAGGAGCTGTCACGGGACATCCTACAAGGCTACTCTTGACAATGGGTATGTTCTGACAGTGAAGTGGCTGAAGGAGGGGTTTGCTAAGAGCAAGAAAGAGTTTTCCCGTGAGATAAAGAAGCTCGGCAGCGTCAAACATCCCAGTCTTGTCTCATTTCGAGGCTACTACTGGGGCCCCAAAGAGCACGAGAGGATCATCATATCAGACTATGTAGATGCCACATCTCTGTCTACCTACCTGTCTG AGATTGAAGAGCGGGATCTTGCACCTCTCTCCGTGGGCCAGCGGCTTGATATCGCCGTCAGCATTGCCCACTGTCTAGATTACCTGCACAATGAGCGGGTGATCCCACATGGCAACCTCAAGTCGTCCAACGTCCTGCTTCAGGACTCGAGCCCGTCTGCTCTGGTAACTGACTACAGCCTTCACAGGCTGATGACTCCGGTGGGCATGGCCGAGCAGGTCCTGAATGCAGGAGCTCTTGGGTACTCCCCTCCAGAGTTTGCGAGCACCAGCAAGCCATGTCCGTCTCTCAAGAGCGACGTGTATGCCTTCGGCGTCATCCTGCTTGAGCTTCTGACAGGGAGGATCGCGGGGGAGATCATTTGTGTGAGCGATGGCGCGGTCGACCTGACGGACTGGGTGAGGATGCTGGCAAGGGAGGAGCGAGCTTCGCAGTGCTTCGACGGGCGCATTGTTGAAACTGAAAGCTCAGGGGGCGCATCCAACAAGTTGGAGGACATGCTGCACATCGCCATCCGGTGTATCCGGTCTGCATCGGAGAGGCCGGAGATAAGGACGGTGTTCGAGGACCTCTCGTCCCTGTCGTCGTCGTGA